From the genome of Vicia villosa cultivar HV-30 ecotype Madison, WI linkage group LG2, Vvil1.0, whole genome shotgun sequence, one region includes:
- the LOC131646648 gene encoding isoflavone reductase homolog — translation MGKSKVLVVGGTGYIGRKIVKASLEQGHETYVLQRPDIGLDIEKVQLLLSFKKQGAHLVEGSFSDHQSLVDAVKLVDVVICTMSGVHFRSHNLLMQLKLVDAIKDAGNVKRFLPSEFGMDPARMGHALQPGRATFDEKMTIRKAIGDANIPSTYISANCFAAYMAGNLSQMGTLFPPRNKVVLYGDGNVKVVYVDEDDVATYTIKTIDDPRTLNKTIYLRPPKNILTQRELIEKWEKLIGKQLEISPISEHDFLSSMKGVDFASQAGMGHFYHIFYEGCLTNFEVRDEEEASKLYPEVQYTRMDEFLKLYV, via the exons ATGGGAAAGAGCAAGGTTCTAGTTGTGGGGGGTACTGGTTATATTGGTAGGAAAATAGTAAAAGCAAGTTTAGAACAAGGCCATGAAACCTATGTTCTTCAACGTCCAGATATAGGACTTGATATTGAGAAAGTGCAACTGcttctttcattcaagaaacAAGGTGCTCATCTTGTTGAAGGTTCTTTTTCTGATCATCAAAGTTTGGTTGATGCTGTGAAACTAGTTGATGTTGTTATTTGCACTATGTCTGGTGTTCATTTTCGATCACATAATTTGTTGATGCAACTCAAACTTGTTGATGCTATCAAGGATGCTGGAAATGTTAAG CGTTTCCTACCTTCAGAATTTGGGATGGATCCAGCTCGCATGGGACATGCACTTCAACCAGGAAGAGCCACATTTGATGAAAAAATGACTATAAGAAAAGCAATTGGAGATGCTAACATTCCTTCCACTTACATCTCCGCCAATTGCTTCGCCGCCTACATGGCCGGCAACCTCTCTCAGATGGGGACACTCTTTCCTCCGCGGAACAAGGTGGTTCTCTATGGCGACGGCAATGTCAAAG TTGTTTATGTCGATGAAGATGATGTTGCAACATACACAATTAAGACAATTGATGATCCAAGAACATTGAACAAGACAATATATCTAAGGCCACCAAAAAACATTCTCACTCAAAGAGAGCTAATTGAGAAATGGGAGAAACTTATTGGAAAGCAACTAGAGATATCTCCTATATCTGAGCATGACTTTCTTTCTTCCATGAAAG GTGTGGACTTTGCAAGCCAAGCAGGAATGGGACATTTCTATCATATTTTCTATGAAGGGTGTTTGACAAATTTTGAAGTAAGGGATGAAGAAGAAGCCTCAAAGCTTTACCCAGAAGTGCAATACACGCGCATGGATGAATTTCTAAAGTTGTATGTGTGA